One stretch of Macaca nemestrina isolate mMacNem1 chromosome 17, mMacNem.hap1, whole genome shotgun sequence DNA includes these proteins:
- the LOC105485206 gene encoding oligodendrocyte-myelin glycoprotein, producing MEYQILKMSLCLFILLFLTPGILCICPLQCICTERHRHVDCSGRNLTTLPSGLQENIIHLNLSYNHFTDLHNQLTQYTNLRTLDISNNRLESLPAQLPRSLWNMSAANNNIKLLDKSDTAYQWNLKYLDVSKNMLEKVVLIKNTLRSLEVLNLSSNKLWTVPTNMPFKLHIVDLSNNSLTQILPGTLINLTNLTHLYLHNNKFTFIPDQSFDQLFQLQEITLYNNRWSCDHKQNITYLLKWMMETKAQVIGTPCSTQISSLKEHNIYPTPSGFTSSLFTVSGMQTVDTINSLSVVTQPKVTKIPKQYRTKETTFGATLSKDTTFTSTDKAFVPYPEDTSTETINSHEAAAATLTIHLQDGMVTNTSLTSSTKSSPTPMTLSITSGMPNNFSEMPQQSTTLNLRREETTTNVKTQLPSVANAWKVNASFLLMLNVVVMLAV from the coding sequence ATGGAATATCAGATATTGAAAATGTCTCTCTGCCTGTTCATCCTTCTGTTTCTCACACCTGGTATTTTATGCATTTGTCCTCTGCAATGTATATGCACAGAAAGGCACAGGCATGTGGACTGTTCAGGCAGAAACTTGACTACATTACCATCTGGACTGCAAGAGAATATTATACATTTAAACCTGTCTTATAACCACTTTACTGATCTGCATAACCAGTTAACCCAATATACCAATCTGAGGACCCTGGACATTTCAAACAACAGGCTTGAAAGCCTGCCTGCTCAGTTACCTCGGTCTCTGTGGAACATGTCTGCTGCTAACAACAACATTAAACTTCTTGACAAATCTGATACTGCTTATCAGTGGAATCTTAAATATCTGGATGTTTCTAAGAATATGCTGGAAAAGGTTGTCCTCATTAAAAATACACTAAGAAGTCTTGAGGTTCTCAACCTCAGTAGTAACAAACTTTGGACAGTTCCAACCAACATGCCCTTCAAACTACATATCGTGGACCTGTCTAATAATTCTTTGACACAAATCCTTCCAGGTACATTAATAAACCTGACAAATCTCACGCATCTCTACCTGCACAACAATAAGTTCACATTCATTCCAGACCAATCTTTTGACCAGCTCTTTCAGTTGCAAGAGATAACCCTTTACAATAACAGGTGGTCATGTGACCATAAACAAAACATTACTTACTTACTGAAGTGGATGATGGAAACAAAAGCCCAAGTGATAGGGACTCCATGTTctacccaaatatcatctttAAAGGAACATAACATATATCCCACACCTTCTGGATTTACCTCAAGCTTATTCACTGTAAGTGGGATGCAGACAGTGGACACCATTAACTCTCTGAGTGTGGTAACTCAACCCAAAGTGACCAAAATCCCCAAACAATATCGAACAAAGGAAACAACGTTTGGTGCCACTCTAAGCAAAGACACCACCTTTACTAGCACTGATAAGGCTTTTGTGCCCTATCCAGAAGATACATCCACAGAGACTATCAATTCACATGAAGCAGCAGCTGCAACTCTAACTATTCATCTCCAAGATGGAATGGTTACAAACACAAGCCTCACTAGCTCAACAAAATCATCCCCAACACCCATGACCCTAAGTATCACTAGTGGCATGCCAAATAATTTCTCTGAAATGCCTCAACAAAGCACAACCCTTAACTTACGGAGGGAAGAGACAACCACAAACGTAAAGACTCAATTACCTTCTGTGGCAAATGCTTGGAAAGTAAATGCTTCATTTCTCTTAATGCTCAATGTTGTGGTCATGCTGGCTGTCTGA